Proteins found in one Flavobacterium channae genomic segment:
- a CDS encoding zinc-dependent metalloprotease — translation MIKKLTILSCLFAFFISSEAVAQKKKKDKKKAKTEAPAPSDAKKADGKKEPKPYNKVIDTTAVTQKGLIDVHKMGEKYLFEISDSLIGKEIMTITRYSKTPAGGGIFGGEEVNRQVVRFEKGQNNTILLRSITYVIMTPDENKPITQSVKNSSADPIIGIYDILAYKKDKSGKENVASVIDMSPSFDSDIQTFSLNSINKQLLSIQAFQKDKSFIQFVKSFPINTEIRTTKTYSTASPQISRNPTPKIGVDLPAGLDAGVVTMELNTSFILLPENPMRKRAFDKRVGYFANGYDVFEEDSQKADKDIFAVRWRLEPKNAEDAAKQKRGELIEPKKPIVYYLDPATPDKWKPFIKQGIDDWQEAFEGAGWKNAIRGEYWPENDPTMSLEDARFSVLRYFAAEIQNAYGPNVHDPRTGEIMESHIGWYHNIMSLLRDWYMIQTAAVDPKARNKKFDDKLMGELIRFVAAHEVGHTLGLRHNMGASFATPVEKLRDKEFQKQNGHTSSIMDYARFNYVAQPEDNVTDLFPRIGDYDKWAIKWGYSYFDGAKDEKEEKALLNEMTKEAYKNRRLWFGTETNPYDPRYQTEDLGDNAMKASEYGIKNLKRILPNLIEWSKESGEDYDELNGLYNSLTGQFRRYMGHVTKNVGGIYETPKTYDMEGNKYEVVPSSIQNEAVAFLNEQLFKTPKWLLDQNILSKIKPENGVEAIKSIQDGTLSSLLAGDRLIRLLETSSQNKANYSVDELMSDLRRGIFSEIRTNAPIDIYRRNLQKLFVSKLIETMSSDKTNIAIFSGRRIVLADTDIPSIARGQLNELKSQLKLAAASSADRLTKFHLNDLVARIENAMKPK, via the coding sequence ATGATAAAAAAGCTAACTATTTTAAGCTGTCTTTTTGCATTCTTTATTTCATCAGAGGCTGTTGCTCAGAAAAAGAAAAAAGACAAAAAGAAAGCAAAAACCGAGGCTCCTGCACCTTCAGACGCTAAAAAGGCTGATGGAAAAAAAGAGCCTAAACCTTACAACAAAGTAATTGACACAACTGCAGTTACTCAAAAAGGATTAATTGATGTTCATAAAATGGGTGAAAAATACCTGTTTGAAATTTCGGATTCATTAATTGGAAAAGAAATTATGACCATTACAAGATATTCTAAAACTCCTGCTGGAGGTGGAATTTTTGGTGGTGAAGAAGTAAATCGACAAGTAGTACGATTTGAAAAAGGTCAAAACAATACTATCTTACTTCGTTCTATTACTTATGTAATAATGACACCAGATGAAAATAAACCTATTACACAATCGGTAAAAAATTCAAGTGCTGATCCTATCATAGGTATCTATGATATTTTAGCTTACAAGAAAGACAAATCAGGAAAAGAAAATGTGGCAAGTGTTATTGATATGTCACCTTCTTTTGATTCTGACATTCAAACTTTTTCATTAAACTCAATAAACAAGCAACTTTTAAGCATTCAGGCATTTCAAAAAGATAAATCGTTTATTCAATTTGTAAAAAGTTTCCCTATAAATACTGAAATTAGAACTACTAAAACGTATTCAACAGCTTCACCACAAATTTCAAGAAACCCAACACCAAAAATTGGAGTTGATTTACCTGCTGGTTTAGATGCTGGTGTTGTAACGATGGAATTAAATACTTCTTTTATTTTACTTCCAGAAAATCCAATGAGAAAAAGAGCTTTTGATAAAAGAGTTGGTTATTTTGCAAATGGATACGATGTATTTGAAGAAGATTCACAAAAAGCAGATAAAGATATTTTTGCTGTAAGATGGCGTTTAGAACCAAAAAATGCTGAAGATGCAGCAAAACAAAAAAGAGGTGAATTGATTGAGCCTAAAAAACCTATCGTTTACTATTTAGATCCAGCAACTCCAGATAAATGGAAACCATTTATCAAACAAGGTATCGACGATTGGCAAGAAGCATTTGAAGGTGCTGGTTGGAAAAATGCTATTCGTGGTGAATATTGGCCAGAAAACGATCCGACTATGAGTTTAGAGGATGCGCGTTTTTCAGTATTGAGATATTTCGCTGCTGAAATTCAAAATGCGTACGGACCAAATGTTCATGATCCAAGAACGGGTGAAATTATGGAAAGTCACATCGGTTGGTATCACAATATCATGAGTTTATTACGTGATTGGTATATGATTCAAACTGCTGCGGTTGATCCAAAAGCAAGAAACAAAAAATTTGATGATAAGTTAATGGGTGAATTAATTCGATTTGTTGCTGCTCATGAAGTGGGTCACACACTAGGATTACGTCACAATATGGGAGCTAGTTTTGCAACTCCAGTAGAAAAACTTCGTGATAAAGAGTTTCAAAAACAAAACGGGCACACTTCTTCTATTATGGATTACGCTCGATTTAATTACGTAGCGCAACCAGAAGATAATGTAACGGATTTATTCCCAAGAATTGGAGATTACGACAAATGGGCTATTAAATGGGGTTATTCTTATTTTGATGGTGCAAAAGACGAAAAAGAAGAAAAAGCGCTTTTAAATGAAATGACTAAAGAAGCTTACAAAAACCGTCGTTTATGGTTTGGTACAGAAACTAATCCATACGATCCTAGATATCAAACAGAAGATTTAGGAGACAATGCAATGAAAGCTTCTGAGTATGGAATTAAAAATTTAAAACGAATTTTACCAAACTTAATCGAATGGAGTAAAGAAAGCGGAGAAGATTATGATGAATTGAATGGTCTGTATAATTCATTAACAGGTCAATTCAGACGTTATATGGGACACGTTACTAAAAACGTAGGTGGAATTTATGAAACTCCAAAAACCTATGATATGGAAGGTAATAAATACGAAGTTGTTCCTTCTTCTATCCAAAACGAAGCAGTTGCTTTCTTAAACGAACAATTATTTAAAACGCCAAAATGGTTATTAGATCAAAACATTTTATCTAAAATTAAACCAGAAAACGGTGTAGAAGCAATAAAATCTATTCAAGACGGAACATTATCAAGCTTATTAGCTGGGGATCGTTTAATACGTTTATTAGAAACATCATCTCAAAACAAAGCTAATTATTCAGTAGATGAATTAATGAGCGATTTAAGAAGAGGTATTTTCTCTGAAATTAGAACTAATGCTCCTATTGACATTTATAGAAGAAATTTACAGAAATTATTCGTTTCTAAATTAATTGAAACCATGTCTAGCGATAAAACGAATATTGCTATATTTAGTGGTCGTAGAATAGTTTTAGCAGACACTGATATTCCTTCTATTGCAAGAGGCCAATTAAATGAATTAAAAAGTCAATTAAAATTGGCAGCAGCATCTTCAGCTGACAGGTTAACTAAATTCCATTTAAATGATTTAGTAGCTCGAATCGAAAATGCAATGAAACCAAAATAA
- the dnaK gene encoding molecular chaperone DnaK has protein sequence MSKIIGIDLGTTNSCVAVMEGGEPVVIANAEGKRTTPSVIAFVEGGEIKVGDPAKRQAVTNPTKTIASVKRFMGNKYSESAKEASTVAYKVVKGDNDTPRVDIDGRLYTPQELSAMTLQKMKKTAEDYLGHSVSEAVITVPAYFNDAQRQATKEAGEIAGLKVMRIINEPTAAALAYGLDKQGKDQKIAVYDLGGGTFDISILELGDGVFEVLSTNGDTHLGGDDFDQVIIDWLANEFNTAEGVDLRKDPMALQRLKEAAEKAKIELSASTQTEINLPYVTATASGPKHLVQTLTRAKFEQLAESLVKRSMEPVAKALKDAGLSVSDIDEVILVGGSTRIPVIQEQVEKFFNKKPSKGVNPDEVVAIGAAIQGGVLTGEVKDVLLLDVTPLSLGIETMGSVMTKLIEANTTIPTRKSQVFSTAADNQPSVEIHVLQGERPMANDNKTIGRFHLDGIPPAPRGVPQIEVTFDIDANGIIKVSATDKGTGKSHDIRIEASSGLTPEEIEKMKKDAEMNAEADKLAKERADKLNEADSMIFQTEKQLGEFGDKLSEANKGAIESALNELKAAYETKDLATITPALDKINEAWKNASEEMYKAQAEGGAAQAEPQANASGDQTQDVDFEEVK, from the coding sequence ATGAGCAAAATTATTGGAATCGACTTAGGAACAACCAACTCATGTGTGGCTGTAATGGAAGGTGGAGAACCTGTTGTAATTGCAAACGCAGAGGGAAAAAGAACAACACCATCTGTTATTGCATTTGTAGAAGGTGGAGAAATTAAAGTTGGAGATCCGGCAAAAAGACAAGCAGTAACTAACCCAACAAAAACGATTGCTTCTGTAAAACGTTTCATGGGGAATAAGTATTCTGAAAGTGCAAAAGAAGCTTCAACTGTAGCTTACAAAGTGGTAAAAGGGGACAACGATACACCTCGTGTTGATATCGATGGTCGTTTATATACACCACAAGAATTGTCTGCAATGACACTTCAAAAAATGAAAAAAACAGCTGAAGATTATTTAGGTCATTCAGTTTCTGAAGCAGTTATTACTGTTCCAGCTTACTTTAACGATGCACAACGTCAAGCTACAAAAGAAGCTGGTGAAATTGCAGGTTTAAAAGTAATGCGTATTATCAATGAGCCTACAGCAGCGGCTTTAGCTTATGGATTAGACAAACAAGGAAAAGACCAAAAAATCGCAGTTTACGATTTAGGTGGAGGTACTTTTGATATTTCTATCTTAGAATTAGGAGACGGAGTTTTCGAAGTATTATCTACAAATGGTGATACACACTTAGGAGGAGATGATTTCGACCAAGTAATTATCGATTGGTTAGCTAACGAATTCAATACTGCAGAAGGTGTTGATTTACGTAAAGATCCAATGGCATTACAACGTTTAAAAGAAGCAGCTGAGAAAGCTAAAATTGAATTATCAGCTTCTACTCAAACAGAAATCAACTTGCCTTACGTAACAGCTACGGCTTCTGGACCAAAACACTTAGTTCAAACATTAACAAGAGCTAAATTCGAGCAATTAGCTGAATCTTTAGTAAAACGTTCTATGGAGCCAGTTGCTAAAGCGTTAAAAGATGCAGGTTTATCAGTTTCTGATATTGACGAAGTAATCTTAGTTGGTGGTTCAACTCGTATTCCTGTTATCCAAGAGCAAGTGGAGAAATTCTTCAACAAAAAACCATCAAAAGGAGTAAATCCTGATGAAGTAGTAGCAATTGGAGCTGCAATTCAAGGTGGAGTTTTAACAGGTGAAGTAAAAGACGTATTATTATTAGACGTTACGCCACTTTCATTAGGTATTGAAACTATGGGAAGTGTAATGACAAAATTAATCGAAGCTAATACGACTATCCCAACAAGAAAATCACAAGTTTTCTCAACAGCAGCAGATAACCAACCATCGGTAGAAATCCACGTTTTACAAGGAGAAAGACCAATGGCAAATGATAACAAAACAATTGGTCGTTTCCATTTAGATGGTATTCCACCAGCACCAAGAGGAGTTCCTCAAATTGAAGTAACTTTCGATATTGATGCGAATGGTATCATCAAAGTTTCTGCTACAGATAAAGGAACAGGAAAATCTCATGATATTCGTATCGAAGCTTCTTCAGGATTAACTCCAGAAGAAATCGAGAAAATGAAAAAAGATGCTGAAATGAATGCAGAAGCAGACAAATTAGCTAAAGAAAGAGCAGATAAGTTAAACGAAGCTGATTCTATGATTTTCCAAACAGAAAAACAATTAGGTGAGTTTGGAGATAAATTATCAGAGGCAAATAAAGGAGCTATCGAAAGTGCTTTAAATGAATTAAAAGCTGCTTACGAAACTAAAGATCTTGCAACTATCACTCCAGCTTTGGATAAAATCAACGAAGCTTGGAAAAATGCATCAGAAGAAATGTACAAAGCACAAGCTGAAGGTGGCGCTGCACAAGCAGAACCTCAAGCAAATGCTTCAGGAGATCAAACTCAAGATGTAGATTTCGAAGAAGTGAAATAA
- a CDS encoding EamA family transporter encodes MPINKYFVSALSAFVIWGFFSLALKPLTDYPSLDILFYRVFIATAFLLVINLIFRKAVVLDAKKTFKELSKKKQKSAIVMTIVGGLLLVLNWFLFIYAINHVSLQSASFAYIICPILTTVLAFILLKEKIDVWQWIAVGLCVISCAILSYGNLQDLIYSVIIALSFGFYLVSQRKNSSFDKFLILTIQMVIASAILLPFYPSFGGVVPTEFLFYFLLFIIVILFTIIPLFLNLYALKGLNSSTVGILMYANPLIHFFLAIFYFHESVSVAQIVSYSLILISILVFNISTFSNLRQNRVKK; translated from the coding sequence ATGCCAATTAATAAGTATTTTGTTTCTGCTTTAAGTGCCTTTGTAATTTGGGGATTTTTTAGCTTGGCTTTGAAGCCTTTAACTGATTATCCTTCATTGGATATTTTGTTTTATCGTGTTTTTATAGCTACAGCTTTTTTATTGGTAATTAATTTAATTTTTAGAAAAGCAGTCGTTTTAGATGCTAAGAAAACTTTTAAAGAACTTTCAAAGAAAAAACAGAAATCGGCAATAGTTATGACTATTGTAGGAGGACTTTTGTTAGTGTTGAATTGGTTTCTGTTCATTTACGCTATAAATCATGTTAGTTTACAATCCGCTTCATTTGCTTATATCATTTGTCCAATTTTGACAACCGTTTTGGCTTTTATCTTATTAAAAGAAAAAATTGATGTTTGGCAATGGATAGCTGTTGGACTTTGCGTAATTAGTTGTGCAATATTGTCTTATGGGAATTTACAAGACTTGATTTATAGTGTAATTATTGCATTGAGCTTTGGGTTTTATTTAGTTTCACAGCGAAAGAATAGTTCTTTTGATAAATTTTTGATTTTAACCATTCAAATGGTGATTGCTTCTGCAATTTTATTACCATTTTATCCAAGTTTTGGTGGAGTAGTGCCAACAGAGTTTCTGTTCTATTTTTTACTTTTCATTATTGTAATTTTATTTACGATTATACCTTTGTTTCTAAATCTTTATGCATTAAAAGGTTTGAATTCTTCTACGGTAGGAATTTTAATGTATGCCAATCCATTAATTCATTTCTTTTTGGCTATTTTCTATTTTCATGAATCAGTTTCTGTTGCTCAAATTGTTTCTTACTCTTTGATTTTGATATCAATTTTGGTTTTTAACATCAGTACTTTTTCAAATTTAAGACAAAATAGAGTCAAAAAATAG
- a CDS encoding L-serine ammonia-lyase, with protein MECISVFDMLKIGVGPSSSHTLGPWRAAEQFLKELRERNLIDSVIGVKVDLYGSLSLTGKGHATDLAVMLGLSGADPEYIPVESIDVIISAIKNKKEIFLGNEILIPFCFETDIVFNRNFLPFHANGLTFTAKTDKEVFSETYYSIGGGFVVKEKEETNKEEILHTLPFPIEKSEELLAFCKSENKKISEIVYENEKTMRSEEEIHDELLRIWDTMLECMYIGCHTEGILPGGLNVRRRAYDMHKNLIGVLPYDNPYSWLQIIRQTEVKFRQILKWVSCFALAVNEVNASLGRVVTAPTNGSAGVIPAVLMYYLVIENHEAGEKEIKQFLMVAGEIGSIFKKGATISAAMGGCQAEIGVSSAMAAAALCEVMGGTPAQVTMAAEIAMEHHLGLTCDPIGGLVQIPCIERNTMGAIKAINAAELALETDALNAKVPLDKVINTMWQTAKDMNSKYKETSEGGLAVAVNMADC; from the coding sequence ATGGAATGTATTTCTGTTTTTGACATGCTAAAAATTGGTGTTGGTCCTTCGAGTTCTCATACACTTGGCCCTTGGCGTGCTGCCGAACAATTTTTGAAAGAATTACGCGAGCGTAATCTGATAGATTCTGTAATTGGAGTCAAAGTAGATTTATATGGTTCACTATCATTAACAGGAAAAGGACATGCTACTGATTTAGCAGTAATGCTAGGATTAAGTGGTGCTGATCCAGAATATATTCCAGTTGAAAGTATCGATGTAATTATTTCGGCAATTAAGAATAAAAAAGAAATATTCTTAGGTAATGAAATTTTGATTCCATTTTGCTTTGAAACTGATATTGTTTTCAATAGAAATTTCCTTCCTTTTCATGCCAATGGATTAACGTTTACCGCAAAAACAGATAAAGAAGTTTTCTCGGAAACCTACTATTCTATTGGTGGTGGATTTGTTGTTAAAGAAAAAGAAGAAACCAATAAAGAAGAAATTTTACATACTTTGCCATTTCCTATTGAAAAGTCTGAAGAATTATTAGCCTTTTGTAAATCGGAAAACAAAAAGATATCTGAAATCGTTTATGAAAACGAGAAGACCATGCGTAGCGAAGAAGAAATTCATGACGAATTGCTACGTATTTGGGATACCATGTTAGAATGCATGTACATTGGTTGTCATACCGAAGGTATTCTTCCTGGCGGATTAAATGTTAGAAGAAGAGCTTACGATATGCATAAAAACTTAATCGGAGTTTTACCCTACGATAATCCTTATTCTTGGTTGCAAATTATTCGTCAAACGGAAGTAAAATTTAGACAAATTTTAAAATGGGTAAGCTGTTTTGCTTTAGCCGTTAACGAAGTAAATGCTTCTCTAGGACGTGTAGTTACTGCACCTACAAACGGAAGTGCTGGCGTTATTCCTGCAGTTTTAATGTACTATTTGGTAATCGAAAATCATGAAGCTGGAGAGAAAGAGATTAAACAATTTTTAATGGTTGCTGGCGAAATTGGTTCTATCTTCAAAAAAGGAGCTACTATTTCTGCTGCAATGGGTGGTTGTCAAGCTGAAATTGGAGTTTCAAGTGCTATGGCAGCTGCTGCTTTATGTGAAGTTATGGGCGGAACTCCTGCTCAAGTAACAATGGCTGCTGAAATTGCTATGGAACATCATTTAGGATTAACTTGTGACCCAATTGGTGGTTTGGTTCAAATTCCATGTATTGAAAGAAATACAATGGGCGCTATTAAAGCAATTAATGCTGCTGAATTAGCTTTAGAAACAGATGCTTTAAATGCAAAAGTACCTTTGGATAAAGTAATTAATACGATGTGGCAAACTGCAAAAGATATGAATTCTAAATACAAAGAAACATCTGAAGGAGGTTTAGCAGTTGCTGTAAACATGGCAGATTGTTAA
- a CDS encoding ribosomal maturation YjgA family protein has product MKKSRIFYFIIVILVVLLGITSRKITGIPLFIGDILYAVLIYFGFRFLLITLKKSTSLLLSLLFCFGIEILQLVQIDWLITIRKTTLGHYVLGEGFLWSDLLCYIIGTSIAFLIDHLFLSSRINQMNN; this is encoded by the coding sequence ATGAAGAAATCCAGAATCTTTTATTTTATAATAGTAATTCTTGTTGTATTATTAGGAATAACATCAAGAAAAATAACTGGAATACCTTTATTTATAGGAGATATTTTATATGCTGTTCTAATTTATTTTGGATTCCGTTTTTTATTGATTACTTTAAAAAAGTCAACTTCACTCCTACTAAGTTTGCTTTTCTGTTTTGGAATTGAAATTTTACAATTGGTTCAAATTGATTGGCTAATTACTATTAGAAAAACAACTTTAGGTCATTACGTCTTGGGCGAAGGTTTTCTTTGGTCAGATTTACTTTGCTATATTATTGGAACTTCAATAGCTTTTTTGATTGATCATTTATTTCTTTCTTCTCGTATCAATCAAATGAATAATTAA
- a CDS encoding nuclear transport factor 2 family protein, giving the protein MRSIVFFIVFSFSGVLMAQDATPKKVVEDFFTAFHAKDTTALRQLCHSEIVMRTIANTKEGNKLKDEKLDEFLNSIATIPSNLKFLEKLTDYKVEIDGNLAHVWTPYEFYVNDKLSHIGANAFTLYNDNGKWLIIHLIDTRRKK; this is encoded by the coding sequence ATGAGATCAATTGTATTTTTTATTGTTTTTAGTTTTTCAGGAGTTTTAATGGCTCAAGACGCAACTCCAAAAAAAGTTGTGGAAGATTTTTTTACCGCATTTCATGCTAAAGATACAACAGCTTTAAGACAATTGTGTCATTCTGAAATTGTAATGCGAACAATTGCAAATACAAAAGAAGGGAATAAGTTGAAAGATGAAAAGCTAGATGAGTTTCTAAATTCAATTGCTACAATTCCTTCAAATCTGAAGTTTTTAGAAAAGTTAACCGATTATAAAGTTGAAATTGATGGCAATTTAGCTCATGTTTGGACTCCTTACGAATTTTACGTAAACGATAAGTTGAGTCACATAGGTGCAAATGCATTCACATTATACAACGATAACGGAAAATGGTTAATTATTCATTTGATTGATACGAGAAGAAAGAAATAA
- the nhaD gene encoding sodium:proton antiporter NhaD, which produces MITILLAVTIFGYLSVILESPIRINKTISALLTGTFCWVVIALFSHDDQHLVTEKLMHFFGEISGLLIFLMGAMTIVELIDIHKGFTVITSRIRTTSVFQLLWIVAFITFVLSALLDNLATAIIMVTLLRKLMPKSEIRMILTGIVVIAANAGGAFSPIGDVTTTLLWIGGQVSSFGIVKALILPSIMVLLVPVVIASFRMRGFAVLRAQVSMAQVKQEEKMRGSMSVFVAGVIGLVLVPIIKALTGLPPFIGVLISLSMVSLVSIVYHRNKPQEEKDKFSVAYALSKVDISSILYFMGILLMVFALQEVGLLRELANILLAHLPNVNSMVIAIGFLSSIVDNGSLVAATQGMFPLTTYPMDNSLWEFIALCAGTGGSMLVIGSAAGIAVMEKEKITFMWYLKKITPLAVAGYIAGIVTYLIQTLLIH; this is translated from the coding sequence ATGATAACAATATTACTTGCAGTCACAATTTTCGGATACTTATCTGTTATCCTTGAATCTCCAATTAGAATAAATAAAACAATATCAGCGCTATTAACAGGAACATTTTGTTGGGTTGTTATTGCATTATTTAGTCATGATGATCAACATTTAGTTACTGAAAAATTAATGCACTTTTTTGGTGAAATTTCTGGATTGCTAATATTTTTAATGGGAGCAATGACGATTGTTGAGTTAATTGATATTCACAAAGGGTTTACAGTTATAACAAGCAGAATTAGAACAACTTCTGTATTTCAATTGTTATGGATAGTGGCTTTTATCACGTTTGTTTTATCGGCATTATTGGACAACTTGGCAACAGCAATTATTATGGTGACTTTATTGCGAAAGTTAATGCCAAAGAGCGAGATAAGAATGATATTAACCGGAATAGTTGTTATTGCGGCTAATGCTGGTGGTGCTTTTAGTCCGATAGGTGACGTTACAACTACGTTGTTATGGATTGGAGGACAAGTAAGTTCTTTTGGAATTGTTAAGGCGTTAATTTTGCCATCAATCATGGTATTGTTAGTTCCGGTTGTAATTGCAAGTTTTAGAATGAGAGGATTTGCAGTTTTAAGAGCTCAGGTTTCTATGGCACAAGTTAAGCAGGAAGAAAAAATGCGAGGTAGTATGAGTGTTTTTGTTGCTGGAGTTATAGGACTAGTTTTGGTACCAATTATTAAAGCGTTAACTGGTTTGCCACCATTTATCGGAGTTTTAATTTCGCTTTCTATGGTTTCTTTAGTTTCGATAGTGTATCATAGAAATAAACCTCAAGAAGAAAAAGATAAATTTTCGGTAGCTTATGCGTTATCAAAAGTTGACATTAGTTCAATTTTATACTTTATGGGAATTTTATTAATGGTATTTGCTTTGCAAGAAGTTGGACTATTAAGGGAATTAGCCAATATATTATTAGCTCATTTACCAAATGTAAATTCTATGGTAATTGCAATAGGCTTTTTATCATCTATTGTAGATAATGGAAGTTTGGTTGCAGCAACTCAAGGAATGTTTCCGCTTACTACTTATCCTATGGATAATTCATTATGGGAATTTATTGCTTTATGTGCAGGAACAGGTGGTAGTATGTTAGTAATTGGATCTGCAGCTGGAATAGCAGTTATGGAAAAAGAAAAAATTACTTTTATGTGGTATTTGAAAAAAATAACTCCTTTAGCTGTAGCAGGTTATATCGCTGGAATTGTAACATATTTGATACAAACGTTACTAATTCATTAA
- the panB gene encoding 3-methyl-2-oxobutanoate hydroxymethyltransferase, with protein sequence MSVAKKDYKRITTKTLIEMKENGEKISMLTSYDFTMAKIVDSAGVDVILVGDSASNVMAGHETTLPITLDQMIYHASSVVRACDRALVVVDLPFGSYQSDSKEALRSAIRIMKESGGHAVKLEGGSEIKDSIKKILNAGIPVMGHLGLTPQSIYKFGTYTVRAKEDAEAEKLIEDAKMLERLGCFSLVLEKIPAKLAEQVAKSISIPVIGIGAGGGVDGQVLVIHDMLGMNNEFSPRFLRRYLNLYEQMTNAIGQYVTDVKSQDFPNANEQY encoded by the coding sequence ATGTCTGTAGCTAAAAAAGATTACAAAAGAATTACAACTAAAACTCTTATTGAAATGAAAGAAAATGGAGAAAAAATCTCCATGCTTACATCCTATGATTTTACAATGGCAAAAATTGTAGATTCAGCTGGAGTTGATGTAATTTTAGTTGGTGATTCTGCAAGTAATGTTATGGCAGGACATGAAACTACGCTTCCAATAACACTTGACCAAATGATTTACCATGCATCTAGTGTTGTAAGAGCTTGTGACAGAGCTTTAGTCGTTGTAGATTTACCTTTTGGAAGTTATCAATCAGATTCAAAAGAAGCATTGCGTTCGGCAATCAGAATCATGAAAGAAAGTGGCGGACATGCTGTAAAACTTGAAGGTGGTAGCGAAATTAAAGATTCCATCAAAAAAATCTTAAATGCTGGTATTCCTGTTATGGGACATTTAGGATTAACACCACAATCTATTTATAAATTTGGAACTTACACAGTAAGAGCTAAAGAAGATGCTGAAGCAGAAAAACTAATTGAAGATGCTAAAATGCTAGAAAGATTAGGTTGTTTTTCTTTAGTATTGGAAAAAATTCCTGCAAAATTAGCTGAACAAGTAGCAAAAAGTATTTCGATTCCTGTTATTGGAATTGGTGCTGGTGGAGGTGTTGATGGTCAGGTGCTTGTAATTCATGATATGTTAGGTATGAATAACGAGTTTAGTCCAAGATTCTTGCGTCGTTATTTGAATTTATACGAACAAATGACAAATGCAATTGGACAGTATGTTACCGATGTAAAATCTCAGGATTTTCCTAATGCTAACGAACAATATTAA
- a CDS encoding RluA family pseudouridine synthase, with protein sequence MSVKEISTKDNLQILHEDNHIIVINKRVGDIVQGDKTGDKPLSDVVKEYIKVKYNKPGDVFLGVVHRLDRPTTGIVVFAKTSKALSRLNETFKNRETQKTYWAVVKNCPPKEKDTLVHFLKRNPKNNTSKAHLKEVPDSKKASLSYQIIKKLDNYFVLEIDLHTGRHHQIRAQLQAIGCPIKGDLKYGFDRSNPDGGIHLHAKKLVLKHPVSKEIIIFNAPTPKDPIWNSL encoded by the coding sequence GTGTCTGTAAAAGAAATTTCAACTAAAGACAACCTTCAAATCCTTCATGAGGACAATCATATAATTGTCATCAATAAACGTGTTGGCGATATTGTTCAAGGTGACAAAACGGGCGACAAACCTTTATCTGATGTTGTAAAAGAATACATAAAAGTTAAATATAATAAACCTGGAGATGTATTTCTAGGTGTTGTTCATCGTTTAGATAGACCAACTACTGGTATTGTAGTATTTGCCAAAACTTCAAAAGCGCTTTCTCGCTTAAATGAAACTTTTAAAAATAGAGAAACTCAAAAAACATATTGGGCAGTTGTAAAAAACTGTCCACCTAAAGAAAAAGATACTTTAGTTCATTTTTTAAAAAGAAATCCAAAAAACAATACTTCAAAAGCACATTTAAAAGAAGTTCCAGATAGTAAAAAAGCAAGTTTAAGTTATCAAATAATAAAAAAATTAGACAATTATTTTGTGCTTGAAATCGATTTACATACCGGAAGACACCACCAAATTAGAGCACAACTACAAGCAATAGGATGTCCTATAAAAGGTGACTTAAAATATGGTTTTGACAGAAGTAACCCAGATGGTGGTATTCATTTACATGCCAAAAAGTTAGTGTTAAAACATCCTGTTTCAAAAGAAATTATTATTTTTAATGCACCTACACCAAAAGATCCAATTTGGAATTCACTATAA